One window of Mixophyes fleayi isolate aMixFle1 chromosome 3, aMixFle1.hap1, whole genome shotgun sequence genomic DNA carries:
- the KCNF1 gene encoding voltage-gated potassium channel regulatory subunit KCNF1: protein MICGSSFEELNGSDSDCSEEEGIIVNVGGIRQILYGDILNRYPETRLAELVTCLAGGYDAIFSLCDDYDPGKREFYFDRDPDAFKCIIEVYHYGEVHMKKGICPICFQNEMEFWKVDLCFLDDCCKSHLSEKKEELEEIARRVQTILDDLGVDTTESRWKRFQKYMWKFMEKPESSYPARVTAILSFFFILISSVVMCVGTIPELQVEDSEGNHMEHPTLDNIETACIGWFTLEYILRLISSPNKLHFALSFMNIIDVLAILPFYVSLILTHLGAGMMELTNVQQAVQALRIMRIARIFKLARHSSGLQTLTYALKSSFKELGLLLMYLAVGIFVFSALGYTMEQSHPDTLFKSIPQSFWWAIITMTTVGYGDIYPKTTLGKLNAATSFLCGVIAIALPIHPIINNFVKYYNKQRVLETATKHELELMELHSGGGDLGGIRRDTGRSNQVSEEDVSFWSHLKASHSDTFIPALRKEKHHRTRLQSCK from the coding sequence ATGATCTGCGGCTCCAGCTTTGAAGAGTTGAATGGGAGTGATTCAGACTGCAGTGAAGAGGAAGGAATTATAGTCAATGTCGGGGGTATTAGGCAGATCCTGTATGGCGACATCCTGAACAGGTACCCAGAAACTAGGCTGGCAGAGCTGGTGACCTGCTTGGCTGGGGGATATGATGCCATATTCTCTCTCTGCGATGATTATGACCCCGGGAAGAGGGAGTTCTATTTTGACAGGGACCCTGATGCCTTCAAATGTATAATTGAGGTTTACCACTATGGGGAGGTGCACATGAAGAAGGGAATATGCCCCATTTGTTTCCAGAATGAAATGGAGTTCTGGAAAGTGGACTTGTGTTTCCTGGATGACTGCTGCAAGAGCCACCTGAGCGAGAAGAAGGAGGAACTGGAGGAGATAGCCAGGAGAGTCCAGACCATCTTGGATGATCTGGGAGTGGATACAACTGAAAGCCGGTGGAAAAGGTTCCAGAAATATATGTGGAAGTTCATGGAGAAACCAGAGTCCTCTTACCCTGCTCGGGTCACTGCAATCCTATCTTTTTTCTTCATCTTGATCTCCTCCGTTGTCATGTGCGTGGGGACCATTCCTGAACTGCAGGTGGAGGACTCTGAGGGAAATCACATGGAACACCCTACTCTAGACAATATAGAGACAGCATGTATAGGGTGGTTCACCTTGGAATATATACTAAGACTCATTTCCTCACCGAACAAACTACACTTTGCCCTCTCATTCATGAATATAATTGACGTGTTGGCCATCCTGCCCTTTTATGTCAGCCTAATCCTGACACACCTAGGGGCAGGTATGATGGAGCTGACTAATGTTCAACAAGCTGTCCAGGCACTTAGAATCATGAGGATCGCCAGGATCTTCAAGCTTGCCCGTCACTCTTCTGGACTACAGACTCTAACCTATGCTCTAAAGAGCAGTTTTAAAGAGTTGGGTCTCCTTTTGATGTACCTTGCAGTAGGGATCTTCGTTTTCTCCGCCCTGGGCTATACAATGGAGCAGAGTCACCCAGACACCTTGTTTAAGAGCATCCCTCAGTCCTTCTGGTGGGCCATCATCACCATGACCACAGTTGGATATGGTGATATCTACCCTAAAACCACTCTAGGCAAATTAAATGCAGCTACCAGTTTTCTCTGTGGCGTGATCGCTATAGCTCTCCCCATTCACCCCATTATCAATAACTTTGTGAAGTATTACAACAAACAGAGAGTTTTGGAAACAGCCACCAAACATGAGCTGGAGTTAATGGAACTTCACTCTGGTGGTGGGGATCTGGGAGGGATCAGACGTGACACCGGACGTTCTAACCAGGTGTCAGAAGAAGATGTATCTTTCTGGAGCCACTTAAAAGCCTCCCATAGTGACACGTTCATCCCAGCCCTAAGAAAGGAGAAGCATCACAGAACAAGACTGCAAAGCTGCAAATAA